In Truepera sp., the sequence ATGTCGACGCGGCCGGTGCCGATGGCCTCGACGAGGCCGACGTAATCGGTGGCTATGAAGGTGTCGACGGGGATGAGCAGGCGCTCGGAAAGCATGTCGGCGATCGGGCCCAAGTTGTCGACTATGACGCCGGCCTCGCGGCTCGGGATGATGCCGAAGATGAGCTTGCTGGGTACGTCTCCTTGTGCTCGAGCGGCGCCCATGAACAGGGTTGCGCCCAGCACGAGAGCGATGAGGGGGGAGATCGGTCGCTTCACTTGGTGTCCTCCGGTTTGCGGGCCCCAGCCTAACAGGGCGGCCGGGGCGTCACCGAAGTCTAGTTCCAACGCCGCCTTCGCCTGCGAACGTGTAGCCGAGGCTCGTCACCGCTCGCCCTGACCCCGAGGTAGAACTCCTGCACGTTCTCGTTGGCGCGCAACTCGCCTGCGTCGCCCTCCAGCACGAAGCGGCCGCCTTCGAGGACGTAACCGTAGTCGGCGATGGCCAGCGCCTGGTTGGCGTTCTGCTCGACGAGCAGGATTCCCATGCCCTCCTGGTTGATCTCGCGGATGACCCCGAAGATCTCCTCGACCAGCATGGGAGCCAGGCCGAGGCTCGGCTCGTCGAGCATGAGGAGCTTGGGTCGGCTCATGAGGGCGCGGGCGATGGCGAGCATCTGCTGTTCGCCGCCCGACAGCGTGCCGGAGTCTTGCTTCAGCCGCTCCGCCAAGCGTGGGAAGTAGCCGAACATGCGCTCCAGGTCTTCGTTCACGGCGGTGCGGTCGGAGCGGTGGAAGGCGCCCAACCTGAGGCTCTCCGACACCGTCAGGTCCGGGAACATCCCGCGGTCCTCGACCACGTACGCGATGCCGGCCTGCGAGATGCGCTCCGTGGCCGCTCGCGTCATGTTCTTGCCCATCACCATGACGGTTCCCTTGCGCGGCTCGTCTTCCACCAGGCCCATGATGGTCTTCAGCATCGTGCTCTTGCCGGCACCGTTGGAACCAAGCACGGTCACGCACGTGCCGGCCCGTACCGTCAGCGACACGCCCTTCAAGACCCGAAGCTGCTTGACGTAACCGCTCTCGACGGTCCTCAGCTCGAGCAAGGCCGGGTTCACTTGAGGACCTTTTCGGCCTGGGCCCCGGCATCCGCCCCGGTCGTAGGGCCGGCCAGCTTCGTGCTTCCAAGGTAAGCGCGCACTACCGCCGGGTCGTCCTGCACTTCGTGTGGCGTGCCATCGGCGATCTTGTTCCCGTGGTCGAGAACGACGACGCGGTCCGCCAGCCGGCTGACCACCCGAAGGTCGTGCTCGACGACCAGCATGGTGAGGTTCAGGTCGCGGCGCAGCCTTAGCAGCGTGACCATCATGTCGTCCTTCTCCTCGACGGTCATGCCGGCGGCCGGCTCGTCTAGCAGCAGCAGCCTGGGCTCGGACGCCAGTGCCCGGGCCACCTCGATGAGCTTCTGCACCCCGTAGGGCAGCGCCCCGACCGGTTGGTCGCGGTAGGCTTGTAGGTCGAGGAGGTCCATCAGCTCCTCGGCCCGGCGGCGCTGCGCGACCTCGTCTCGGACCCACGAGCGGGTGGCCAACATGGCGGAGAACAGGTTGGACTTCACGTGCAGGTGCCGGCCTAGGAGGAGGTTGTCCAGGCACGTGAGCGACTTGAACAGTTCGATGTTCTGGAACGACCGCCCGATCCCCGAGCGCGCCACCATGTGTGGCGCCATTCCCGTGATCTCGCGGCCTTGCCACGTGACGGTTCCCGTGTCGGGGCGGTAGAAGCCGCAGATGATGTTGAACAGGCTCGTCTTGCCGGCGCCGTTCGGGCCGATGACGGCGACGACCTCGCCCTCGCTGACGCCCGCCGACACGCCGGACAGCGCGGTCAGGCCACGGAACGAGAGCGTCACCGAGTCGAGTTGCAGCATATAGGTCACGTTAGATATCCGGCGTGGGGCGCCCAGAAGGGCGCCCCACGGCCAAGGTTGCTACTTAGAGCGTGAGCCAGTCGGAGACGGGCCGGAGGCCCTGCGGGGTCACCTGCAGGAGCATGACGGAGTTGTTGCCTTGGTAGCCGTCGGCGAACGACAGGTCGTGGTAGAGCCCCGTCGTGTAGCCGGTGATGTTGGAGAGGGCCTCCTCGAAGGAGGCGCGGGTCACGTCGCGGCCCGCGGCCTCGAGGGCAAGCACGAGGGGCTCGGCGAACGCCACGCCGGCGAGGGCCCGGAACGGGTCGGCCGCGACCTGTGGAGCGTAGGCCACAACCACGTCCTTATAGATCTGATCGGCGATCGGGTCGCCGTTACCCTCGCCCACGATGACGGACGGCAGGCGGAGGAACACGGAGAAGAGCGCGCCCTGCATCCCCGGGTTGGAGAGCAGGCTCGGGTCGAGGAGCGTTACGGTGGCGAGCATCTGCGGCTTGAAGTCGAGGCGCTGAAGCTCGCCTACGAGCGTTGCGGCGGCGGTGGGGTCGGAGAAGAGGAGCACGGTGTCGGCGCCCGAACCGCGAAGGCGCAACGCCTGCACGCCCTGGTTGGTGGTGCCGCGTTCGTACGGCACCTTGTCGCCCACGGTCACGTCGTAGCCGTCGGCCTTGAGGCGCTCGATCTCCGCCTCGAGACCGCGCAGGCCGGCCTGGCCGTAGCCGTCATTCTGGTAGAAGATGGCGATGTTCTTGCTGCCCAGCGTCTGGACGGCGTAGCGGGTCATGAGGGAGGCCTCCACGACGTAGTCGGTGAAGGTCGTGTAGATCAGGCCGTCCGATTGCTCGGCGAAGACCTCGGAGCCCGTGGCGGGCCCCACCCACGGCACGCCTGCCCGCTTGAGTAGCGGCATGGCCGCCAGGCCGTTGGCCGTGCCTACCCCGCCCACGAACGCGAAGACGTTCTCGCGGTCGATGAGTTCACGTACGGCGGCGACGGTGCGGGCCGGGTCGTAGCCGTCGTCACGGGAGACGAGGACCAGCTTGCGGCCGTGGATGCCACCCTGGTCGTTGATGTACTGGAAGTAGGCGTCGATGGCCGTGGTGACCGTGCCCCAGGCGGCCGCGGGGCCGGACTGCGGGCCCCAGTTGCCGATCTTGATCTCGGTATCCGTGATGCCCGGCTCCGCTGCGAAGCTGAAAGCCAGTAGTGCACCGAGAACGACGAACGCGATGATCCGCTTCATGCTGCTCCTTTCCCCGCCAGTGGCTGGGGTACGAGTTGGGCTCTTGAGGTTCGAGGCTACCATGCGGCCCAGGCGCGTGGCAAAGCCGGAAGACTCGAGTAGAACACTCACTTCTCGCGTCTCAGACGCGTTTCACGTCGGGCCTCCCAAGCAATCCGTGAGGCTTCAGCACCAGCACCAGGATCACGACGAGGAACGCGAAAGAGGCCTTGAACTCGAGGGACACGTAGACGCCCACCAGCAACTCGAGGATGCCCAGCATGTAGCCGCCCAGCACGGCCCCCGGTAGCGAGTTCATGCCCCCGATAACTGCGGCGACGAAGCCCTTGCTGAGAGGGTCGAGCATCATGGTCGGGTTGAGGAGGGTGGTGGGCGCGAACAGCAGCGCCGCGGCGGTGGCAAGCACGGCGGCCGCGGCCCAGGTGGCCATGAGCACGGTGCGGACGGGCAGGCCCATCGCCTCGGCCACGTCCTCGCGCTGGGCCACGGCGCGCATGGCGACGCCGAGCTTCGTGTAGGTGAGGAGGGCCCAGAGCGCGACCATGAGCACGACGCCCAAGAGCGCCGTGACTATGGAGACGAGGCTGAGCGACACGCCGCCGAAGCGCAAGATCCTGTCGGTCACGAGTGTGGGCACGATCTTGTTGTCGTTGCCGAAGAAGAGTGCGTCGAGCCCGCCCAGTGCCAGCGCCAGCCCCAGGGTGAGGATGAGGAGCCCCAGCTCGCTCTGGTTCTTGGCGGGCCGCACCAGCAGCAAGTAGACGAGCATGCCGATGATCGCGGCGGCAACCAGGGCGAGCAGGAACGAGAGGCCGAACGGGATGCGCAGTTGCGTGAGGAGCGTGTAGGCGATGAAGGTGCCCGTCACTCCCAGGTCGCCGTGCGCGAAGTTGAGGATGCGGGTGGTGCGGTAGAGGAGCACGAGCCCTAGCGCCACGAGGGCGTAGACGCTCCCGAAGCTGGCGCCGCTCACGAAGCTCTGGACGAGGGTGTCCAGACCGCCCATCAGCGCAACCTCCTGCCCTGAGCACTCACAGGGGCCACGACTTCCAGAAGCGCCTGATCTTGAGCCAGCGCCCGTAGAGGCCGGCGGGCTCGAGCATCATGATGGCGATCACCACGGCGCCGAAGACTAACTGCGACCAGGCGCGGAAGGTGGAGAGGTAGACGTCGAGGCCGGTGATGAACCCCGCCCCCAGCAGGGCCCCGGGCAGGAAGCCCAGCCCGCCCACCAGGGTCATCAGCAGGAACTTGATGGAGAGCATGAGGTTGAAGCTCTCGGGCGTGATGTAGCCGACCAGCGGGCCGTAGAGCGCCCCGGCGAGGCCGGCCACCGTCGCCGAGATCACGAACGCGAGGGTCTTGTAGCGGGCCAGCCCGATGCCGCTCATCTGGGCGGCCAGGTCGGCGTCGCGCGTGGCGCGGAAGGCGCGGCCGATGTGCGACCGCTCGATGTTGAACAGCATCCAGGTGACTACGCCGGCCAACAGCAGCACCAGGTAGTAGTACGCGCGGTCGCCGTAGAAGTCGATGCCTAGCAGCACCGGCCGGTCGACGATGGTGCCGGTGGAGGCGCCCACGAACGCCCAGTTGTTGAGGATCTGCTGGATGGCCAAGCCGAAACCGAGCGTGGCGATGGCCAGGTACGGGCCCTCCAGCCGCAGCGACGGCACGCCGATGATGACCCCAAGCACCGCTGACACGGCCATGGCGGCCAACAGCGCGAGCAGGAACGGCCAGTCGTGCTGCGTGAGTACCGCGTGGACGTAAGCCCCGGCCGCCAGGAAGCCCGCGTGCCCCAGCGAGACCTGGCCGGTCAGGCCCACCAACACGGTGAGCGAGAGAGCCACCAACGCGTAGACGAAGAACAGGGTGAAGTTGTAGATGAGGTAGCCCTTAACCAGGAAGGGCAGTGCCAGTAGCAACGCTCCTGCGAGGCCCGCCACCACCCACGCCTGCGATCCTCGGATCAACCACAGGTCGTTCTCGTAGCGTTCACGGAAGAGCATGGTGACTCCGTTCGCCTCTCGGCGGGCGGTCAGGCATACATCTCCTCGATGAGGTGCCCATACTTCTTCGCGATGCTGGAACGCTTGACCTTGAGGGTGGCCGTTACCTCGCCGTCCTCGTGGTAGAGCCGCTTGGGCAAGATGGCGAACTTCTTGATGGTCTCGACTCGCGCCAGCGTGTCGTTCACGCCCTCCACCTCGGCCTCGATCAACTCGCGAACCTCGGGGTTGGCCGCCAGGTCCGTATAGGTCGAGTAAGCCAGCTGCCGTTCGGTGGCCCAGTGGGTCACGTTGTCTTCGTCGAGGACGAGGAGCGCGGTGAGGTACTTGCGGCGGTCA encodes:
- a CDS encoding ABC transporter ATP-binding protein, whose amino-acid sequence is MNPALLELRTVESGYVKQLRVLKGVSLTVRAGTCVTVLGSNGAGKSTMLKTIMGLVEDEPRKGTVMVMGKNMTRAATERISQAGIAYVVEDRGMFPDLTVSESLRLGAFHRSDRTAVNEDLERMFGYFPRLAERLKQDSGTLSGGEQQMLAIARALMSRPKLLMLDEPSLGLAPMLVEEIFGVIREINQEGMGILLVEQNANQALAIADYGYVLEGGRFVLEGDAGELRANENVQEFYLGVRASGDEPRLHVRRRRRRWN
- a CDS encoding branched-chain amino acid ABC transporter permease, which encodes MGGLDTLVQSFVSGASFGSVYALVALGLVLLYRTTRILNFAHGDLGVTGTFIAYTLLTQLRIPFGLSFLLALVAAAIIGMLVYLLLVRPAKNQSELGLLILTLGLALALGGLDALFFGNDNKIVPTLVTDRILRFGGVSLSLVSIVTALLGVVLMVALWALLTYTKLGVAMRAVAQREDVAEAMGLPVRTVLMATWAAAAVLATAAALLFAPTTLLNPTMMLDPLSKGFVAAVIGGMNSLPGAVLGGYMLGILELLVGVYVSLEFKASFAFLVVILVLVLKPHGLLGRPDVKRV
- a CDS encoding branched-chain amino acid ABC transporter permease, which translates into the protein MLFRERYENDLWLIRGSQAWVVAGLAGALLLALPFLVKGYLIYNFTLFFVYALVALSLTVLVGLTGQVSLGHAGFLAAGAYVHAVLTQHDWPFLLALLAAMAVSAVLGVIIGVPSLRLEGPYLAIATLGFGLAIQQILNNWAFVGASTGTIVDRPVLLGIDFYGDRAYYYLVLLLAGVVTWMLFNIERSHIGRAFRATRDADLAAQMSGIGLARYKTLAFVISATVAGLAGALYGPLVGYITPESFNLMLSIKFLLMTLVGGLGFLPGALLGAGFITGLDVYLSTFRAWSQLVFGAVVIAIMMLEPAGLYGRWLKIRRFWKSWPL
- the phnD gene encoding phosphate/phosphite/phosphonate ABC transporter substrate-binding protein — protein: MKRPISPLIALVLGATLFMGAARAQGDVPSKLIFGIIPSREAGVIVDNLGPIADMLSERLLIPVDTFIATDYVGLVEAIGTGRVDIGLMGPAAIVQAVDNYGAQVILASVRRGSTTYRAQFNVRCDSGITTFEQLRGKTIAFVDPGSASGYQFPYVTLKNTYGIDP
- a CDS encoding ABC transporter substrate-binding protein yields the protein MKRIIAFVVLGALLAFSFAAEPGITDTEIKIGNWGPQSGPAAAWGTVTTAIDAYFQYINDQGGIHGRKLVLVSRDDGYDPARTVAAVRELIDRENVFAFVGGVGTANGLAAMPLLKRAGVPWVGPATGSEVFAEQSDGLIYTTFTDYVVEASLMTRYAVQTLGSKNIAIFYQNDGYGQAGLRGLEAEIERLKADGYDVTVGDKVPYERGTTNQGVQALRLRGSGADTVLLFSDPTAAATLVGELQRLDFKPQMLATVTLLDPSLLSNPGMQGALFSVFLRLPSVIVGEGNGDPIADQIYKDVVVAYAPQVAADPFRALAGVAFAEPLVLALEAAGRDVTRASFEEALSNITGYTTGLYHDLSFADGYQGNNSVMLLQVTPQGLRPVSDWLTL
- a CDS encoding ABC transporter ATP-binding protein, with translation MLQLDSVTLSFRGLTALSGVSAGVSEGEVVAVIGPNGAGKTSLFNIICGFYRPDTGTVTWQGREITGMAPHMVARSGIGRSFQNIELFKSLTCLDNLLLGRHLHVKSNLFSAMLATRSWVRDEVAQRRRAEELMDLLDLQAYRDQPVGALPYGVQKLIEVARALASEPRLLLLDEPAAGMTVEEKDDMMVTLLRLRRDLNLTMLVVEHDLRVVSRLADRVVVLDHGNKIADGTPHEVQDDPAVVRAYLGSTKLAGPTTGADAGAQAEKVLK